CGGGGATCGATGATGGTGGTTGTTGGAAGATGGAAGCAATCATCGAGCGCGGGCCGTGTCATCCTGCGCTGGAGCGCCATGCCGGGAAGTGCGACAAGAAGCGCGCCGCCGAGCACGAAAGCGAGGCTCGGGTCCCAGTGGCCGCTTGCGAGATCGAGAAAGCCGATCACGCGCGCGGGATCGACCATGCCGGACATCGACAATCCGAATCCGAATATCGCGCCTGCCGCGAGAGCGACGAGAAGGCGAAGCATGGCGTTCATCGCAATGCCCCCATGATGGTGGCGACGGCTATTCCCGTCGCGAGGAAAATCGACGTCGCGACGAGCGAGCGCTTCGAGAATCGCGCCAGCCCCAGAATGCCGTGACCCGAGGTGCAACCCGATCCCATGCGGGTGCCGATGCCGACGAGAAGCCCGGCCAACACGAGAACGGGAGCCGACGCGGCAATCGTCACCGGCGGCAGGTGCCCGGTCATGGCCGCATAAAGCCACGGCCCGCATAGAAGCCCGGCAACGAAAGCGGCATTCGTTCCGATCTGCTGGCCGCCGAGAAGCCGTCCGACGATGCCGCTGATGCCCGCGATCCTGCCGTTGATAAACAGCAGCAGCATGGCGGACAGGCCGATCAGCATGCCGCCAGCGAGCGATGGCCAATAGGACATCATCTCCGTTTTCCTTTCCGGCAGTAGATATCATGCAGGGCTTCGATCAGTTGCGCCGCCTTGGCCTCCGTCAACCGATAGAAGATCTGCTTGGCCTCGCGCCGCGTCTTGACCACGCCGGCGTCGCGCAGGATGCCGAGCTGCTGCGACAGGCTCGGCTGATGGATGCCGACCCGCTCCTCCAGCGCGCCCACGGAATATTCGCCTTCGGCCAGCGCGCAGGCGAGCGCGAGCCGTCCCGGATGGCTCAGGGTTTTCAGAAGCGCCGCCGCCTCGTTGGCGTTGGCCTCGATATCCATCGGCCGCGCGAGAACCCGCGCCGCCGCTCCCGCGCGGCTCACCATGCCGAACCCTCCAGCGCATCGAGCGGAAATTTGAGATAGCGTTTGCCGTTGGCTTCCGGTTCGGGAAGGCGGCCGCCGCGAATGTTGACCTGCAACGCGTGCAGAATGAGCTTCGGCATCGGCAGCGTTCTGTCGCGTGCTTCGCGCAGCCGGATGAAGGCGGCCTCATTAATTCCGGCAAGGTGAGGGTTGGCGTGCTTTTGCTCGCCGACCGTGCTCTCCCAGCGGGCATGGCGTCCGTGAGGCTGATAATCGTGGCCTGTGAACAGGCGCGTGTCGTCGGGCAGCGCCAGAATCTGCTGGATCGAAGCCCATAATGTCTGCGCGCTGCCGCCGGGAAAATCGGTCCGCGCCGTGCCGGAGTCCGGCATGAAGATCGTATCGTGCACGAAGGCCGCATCGCCGATCAGATAGGTGATCGAGGCCAGGGTGTGGCCCGGCGAGAACAGGATGCGTCCCTCGATAGTGCCGATCCTGAACGTGTCGCCCTGATTGAACAGGCGGTCCCACTGCGAACCGTCCGTCTGGAGTTCGGGCCAGTTGTAGATGGCCTTCCAGAGCTTCTGCACGTCGGTGACATGCGCGCCGATCGCTGTCGGAGCCCCGGTCTTGCCCTTGAGATAATGCGCGGCGGAGAAGTGGTCGGCGTGAGGGTGGGTGTCGAGAATCCATTCCACCGTCAATCCCTCGCTGTCGATGTAGGCGAGGATCGCGTCGGCATTCGCGGTGCCCGTCGCGCCGGACTTTTCATCGAAATCATAGACCGGATCGATGATGGCGCAGCGTTTGGCCGCGGGGTCGGACACGACATACTGGATGCTGCCGGTGCGGACGTCGTAAAATCCTTTCACTGCTGGCTTGCAGGCGTCATGGCGCGCGAGCCAGCGCGCGGCGCGAGAGAGATCGAAACCGCGCGCCTTGCCGAAGGTCTCGACTTCCTCGCGCCGCATTCGCCCGTCGAGAACCTCGCCGAGAACGTAGAGCGTCAGCACCCGCGTGCCGCCCTTGCAATGGGCGTAAACCGGGCCGTCGGCTGAATTCATCGCGTGCTGGAAGGCGCGGACATCGGCCTCGGTGATCGTCGAGCCCGTGACCGGCAGGAACGCGTAGCCGAGCCTGGCATCGGTGGCCGCTGCATGCTCCGCACGGTTGCCGGGCTGGGCTGCTTCCTCGCCATCGGGGCGGAGGTTGATCAGGGCAGCGTAGTCTTTCGCGAGACCGGCGATGCTGCCGATATCGGGCTGGCTCGCGACCGTCAGGCGGTCGGTGATTTTCACGGCGCTCATGAAACCCCACGGGATTCGTCAATATACAATATATTAAACTATATATTGTCGGGACGCCAGAACTATCTGGCCGCGCGCGCGACGCTCAGATCGCAACGGGCAGGGCTTCGACGCGGCGCGCGGAGGCGGCGATGGCCTCGCGCGACAGGATGCCGCCCGCGATGGCCTCCTCCACCCATTTCAAAGCATGCAGCGGAAAATTCGGATCGTGATCGGTGACGTTCTTGGCCATGATCAGATCGTTGCCCGCCGCGAGGGCGGCGATGAACGCCGCTTTGCGGTCCATGTTTTTGGCAAGCGCGGCCATGTCGATGTCGTCGGTCATGATGACGCCCGCAAAGCGCAGTTTCTCGCGCAGCAGTCCTGTCGTGACTTTGCGGGACAGCGTCGTGGGCAGCAGCGGATCCAGCGAGGTCAGTTTCAGATGCGTGCCCATGATGAGGTCGGTGCGGCCATTGTTCAGGAGTGCGGTGTATGGCTCCAGATCGCGGGCCGACCAGGTTTTGGTGATGTCGGGAAGCTCGTCGTGGTTGTCTTCCATGACGTTTCCGTAGCCGGGAAAGTGCTTCAGGGCACAGACGATGCGCGAGGCACGGAAGCCATCGACGAAGGCGCGCGCATAGCCGGCGATGACATTCGGGTCAGACGAAAAAGCGCGCCCGAATTTCGCGATCGCCGGGTTTCCGGGCGCATAGATATCGACCACAGGCGCGAGGTTGATGTTGAAACCGGTCGCGGCAAATTCGGCGCCGGCCTGCGTGTACAGATCGAGTGCCTCGGACGGGCTCATGCTCCCCGGAATGTCGAACGCCTTTGGAAGGCGACGGCATCCGTGAATCGGGATCAGCCGCTGGACAAGGCCTCCTTCGTGATCGATGGCGAGGCGCAGGCGGGGGCGCGCGGCCTTGAAGCCTGCGACCAGGTCCTCAAGATCGCGATTGGACCCGACGTTATCCTGGACGAACAAGACCGAGCCGACATGGCCATGACGGATGTGCCGGGCCAGCCGGATGGCGGAGGGCGAATCGGGGGTCGATCCGGCAAAGCCGACCATCAACAGGGATGCAACGTCGGAGGCGAGGGAAGGGAGCGGCTCGGCCGCCCTCGCCGCGAAAGTAGCAACGCCGGCGGCAGATGCTATAAAGGCACGGCGGCTTATCCGTGAATTGAAACGCGGCACTCAATCCCCAATCAGGCACATGATACGCTCTCACATTAAACCTGAAGCGTTGCGAACCGTCGATAGCGGCAAGGACACACGGAGGATTGTGCTGTGCCTGCCGGTCATGCGGTAACGGGAGAGGCTCCGATGGAGTCAAGCCGCGACATACGCGTTGCAGAGGTCCGGGCGGCCGTCGCGCGTTTCCTGCATCTCGAGGATGAGCCACAGCCTGTCGATTTGAGTTTTGTTCTGGGCAGCGCCACGCCTTCAAACATCGATCCGGCGATTGATCTGTTCAAGGCCGGGCTGACGAAGCGGATATGGATTTCCGGAAAGGGACCCAAGCCCCGGCGATGGCGACCTTTCAGGAAAAACAAGGCTGAGCCGGAAAGCAGGATCTATCAGCGTCTGGCGATTGAGCGCGGTGTTCCCGCGGAAGCGATCTGGGTGGAGGATCGCTCCAGCAACACGCTGGAGAATTTTGTCTTCTCCGCAAGGATGATCGAGGCCACGTTCGGCTGGACCAATATCCACACGGTTTCCCTGACCGCGAAGCCCTATCACATGCGGCGCGCGCTGATGACCGCTCTCAAGGTCTGGCCGGCGCATCTGCGCTACGTCATGCGGCCGTCCTACGCCGCGGACGATCCGCCGCTGGATGAATGGTGGACGTCGCCGGTGGGGC
The nucleotide sequence above comes from [Pseudomonas] carboxydohydrogena. Encoded proteins:
- a CDS encoding YeeE/YedE family protein, translating into MMSYWPSLAGGMLIGLSAMLLLFINGRIAGISGIVGRLLGGQQIGTNAAFVAGLLCGPWLYAAMTGHLPPVTIAASAPVLVLAGLLVGIGTRMGSGCTSGHGILGLARFSKRSLVATSIFLATGIAVATIMGALR
- the bigR gene encoding sulfite-sensing transcriptional repressor BigR; translation: MVSRAGAAARVLARPMDIEANANEAAALLKTLSHPGRLALACALAEGEYSVGALEERVGIHQPSLSQQLGILRDAGVVKTRREAKQIFYRLTEAKAAQLIEALHDIYCRKGKRR
- a CDS encoding YeeE/YedE family protein; its protein translation is MNAMLRLLVALAAGAIFGFGLSMSGMVDPARVIGFLDLASGHWDPSLAFVLGGALLVALPGMALQRRMTRPALDDCFHLPTTTIIDPRLIAGSAVFGAGWGLAGFCPGPAVASLSIGLAPSFIFAIAMAAGMMLYDRMLAG
- the blh gene encoding bifunctional sulfur transferase/dioxygenase Blh, whose translation is MSAVKITDRLTVASQPDIGSIAGLAKDYAALINLRPDGEEAAQPGNRAEHAAATDARLGYAFLPVTGSTITEADVRAFQHAMNSADGPVYAHCKGGTRVLTLYVLGEVLDGRMRREEVETFGKARGFDLSRAARWLARHDACKPAVKGFYDVRTGSIQYVVSDPAAKRCAIIDPVYDFDEKSGATGTANADAILAYIDSEGLTVEWILDTHPHADHFSAAHYLKGKTGAPTAIGAHVTDVQKLWKAIYNWPELQTDGSQWDRLFNQGDTFRIGTIEGRILFSPGHTLASITYLIGDAAFVHDTIFMPDSGTARTDFPGGSAQTLWASIQQILALPDDTRLFTGHDYQPHGRHARWESTVGEQKHANPHLAGINEAAFIRLREARDRTLPMPKLILHALQVNIRGGRLPEPEANGKRYLKFPLDALEGSAW
- a CDS encoding glycoside hydrolase family 3 N-terminal domain-containing protein, with product MVGFAGSTPDSPSAIRLARHIRHGHVGSVLFVQDNVGSNRDLEDLVAGFKAARPRLRLAIDHEGGLVQRLIPIHGCRRLPKAFDIPGSMSPSEALDLYTQAGAEFAATGFNINLAPVVDIYAPGNPAIAKFGRAFSSDPNVIAGYARAFVDGFRASRIVCALKHFPGYGNVMEDNHDELPDITKTWSARDLEPYTALLNNGRTDLIMGTHLKLTSLDPLLPTTLSRKVTTGLLREKLRFAGVIMTDDIDMAALAKNMDRKAAFIAALAAGNDLIMAKNVTDHDPNFPLHALKWVEEAIAGGILSREAIAASARRVEALPVAI
- a CDS encoding YdcF family protein; this translates as MESSRDIRVAEVRAAVARFLHLEDEPQPVDLSFVLGSATPSNIDPAIDLFKAGLTKRIWISGKGPKPRRWRPFRKNKAEPESRIYQRLAIERGVPAEAIWVEDRSSNTLENFVFSARMIEATFGWTNIHTVSLTAKPYHMRRALMTALKVWPAHLRYVMRPSYAADDPPLDEWWTSPVGRHFVMKELRSIGAYALKGDIEGF